GTGGCCAGCGCGTCGTCGGTGGCCAGGTTGACGATCTCCCAGGTTCCCACCAGCGCGGTGGCGAGGTCCTGGGTATCGAAGACCAGGTCGACGTCGTCACCATTGGTCAGGGTCAGCCGGTCGCCATCGACGGCGACGCTGTCCACCTGCTCGAGCGCCGTGAGGAAGGCGGTCTCAGCCTCGTTGGTCGCCGGGTCGCAGGCCATCCTGGTCGTGGCGATCGGTCCCAGCGCAACCCGGTCGCCGTCGATGGTGAACTCGGCGTTGTAGGTGTTGCACGGGGCCCGACCCGACATCCGGCCCGACTCGACGGCGAGTGTGACGCTGCTGCCCCCGGGGATCGGCGGAGTGCTTCCAGCGCCGTCGAGGACCCAGGTTCGTTCGTCGAGCGCTTCGCTCAGGTCTCCCGCCCCGCCGGCCTTGTCCGGGGTGGGATCGTCGTCGGAACCGCCGCAGGCGGCGAGCGCCCCAGCGGCGAGCATCAGGGCGAGGGCCAGGCCCAGCGGGCGGCGCGCCGCCGTTCTGATTGGGAGGAGTCGCTGGGAGGTCGGGCGTGAGGCCATTCCCGGGACGCTAGCGACCGAGGGCCGCTCCGGGGTTCCGGGTGACCGGCCTACGTCGGGTCGACGAAGTGGACCGGCAGGTGTTTGATGCCGCCGATCCAGTTGGAGCGAAGCGGATCGGGTGGGCCGAGGGCCTCGATGCGCGGCGCCCGGCGAACCAGCTCCTCGAACAGCACCCGGATCTCCATCTTCGCCAGCTGGGCGCCCAGGCAGAAGTGGGGGCCGCCGCCGCCGAAGGCGACGTGCGGGTTGGGGTCGCGGGTGATGTCGAAGCGGAACGGGTCATCAAAGACCTCCTCGTCCCGGTTGGCCGAGACGTACCACAGCGAGATCTTGTCGCCCGCCTTGATCGTCTTGCCCCGCAGTTCGAAGTCGGCGGTGGCGTTTCGGCGGAAGTACATCACCGGCGTCGCCCAGCGGAGGATCTCCTCGACCGCCCCGGCGATGTAGCGGTCCGGGTCGGACACGAGCAGCGCCCATTGGTCGGGGTTTTGAAGGAACGCGTTGAGCCCATGGGAGATGGCGTTGCGGGTCGTCTCGTTGCCGGCGACCGACAACAGCACGAAGAACATGTTGAAGTCGGTCTCCGAGAGCGACTCGCCGTCGATCTCGGCGTTCAACAGCGCGTCGATGATGTCGTCGCCCGGGTTGGTGCGGTGGGCCTCGGCCAGCTTCTGGGCATAGAGGAACATCTCCACCTGGGCCTCGGCCAGGCGGTCCTCGCTCACCTTGTACTCCTCGTCGTCGCCGCCGGCGACCAGCCGGTTGCTCCAGTCGAAGATCTTGTGGCGGTCCTCCCGGGGCACCCCGATCAGTTCGGCGATCACCTTGAGGGGCAACTCGGCGGCGACGTCGACCACAAAGTCGACCTCGCCCCGGGGGAGCGTCTCGTCGAGGTTTTCAGCCGTCAGGTCCCGGATGTGACCCTCCATCTTGGCGATCATCCTGGGCGTAAAGCCCCGGTTGACCAGGCGGCGGTAACGGGTGTGGCCCGGCGGGTCCATGTACAGCAACAGGCTGCCGGTCACCTCGCTGTGGTCCTCCTCGTCGGGGCCCGGCTCGGGCAGGCCGACCACGCCGCCCAGGGCTGCAGCGGAGGAGAACGTGGCGAAGTCTCGGCTACACGTGATCACGTCCTCGAGCTTGGTGATCACCCAGAACCCCGGGCCATCGGGCTCGGCGTGATGATGCACCGGGTCGTTGGCCCGCAGCCAGGTGAACCAATCGTGCGGGACGCCGTCGGCGAAGCGATCCAGGTTGAGCAGGTCGATCTCGGGGGCGTCGAGCTCGGTCACGGTCGCATCCTTCCCTCAGCGCAACACTCGGTGGGGCGCAACGCTGTTGGTCGATCAAAGTAGAACGGATTCTATCTGAACGGTCTCTAGATGTGGTGTGTCTCTGTTCACCCGCTGGGTCGGCAGGGGGAACGCGATCGCTGGCGAAGGGCGCGAGAACGTGTTCTACTTGAAGCGACGTTGGTGGGCGCCAGCCCATCGCCGCAGGCCGTCATCGCAGCCCAGCTCCACGGAAGGTTGGCCCCATGACACTCACCGAACCGGTACCCACCGAGACAGCCGATCGAGAAGCCAGCGCCGCTGCGCCGTACACGATCATCTCGGCCGACTGCCACGCCGGCGGCAGCCACCAGGCCTATCGGGAGTACCTCGACCCCGAGTTCGTTCCCGACTTCGACGCCTGGCGCGGCGAGTACAAGAACCCGTACAAGGATCTGGGCGACAAGCGGAAGCTGCGCAACTGGGACAACGAGATGCGCAACTCCCAGCAGGAGGCCGACGGCATCGCCGCCGAGGTGGTGTTCCCCAACACCGTCCCGCCGTTCTTCCCCAGCTTCGTGCTGTTCGCCAAGCCGCCGACCGACGAGGAGTATCGCCACCGCCATGCCGGGGTGACGGCCCACAACCGATGGCTGGTCGACTGGTGCAACGAGTATCCGGAGCGCCGGGCAGGCGTGGGCCAGATCTTCCTCAACGATGTGGACGACGCCATCGCCGACGTGCGCTGGATCAAGGAGAACGGCCTGCGCGGGGGCATCCTGCTGCCCAACATCGCCCCGGACGTCAAGTGGGTGAAGCCGCTGTACGACCGCTGCTACGACCCGCTGTGGCAGGTGTTGCAGGACCTCGAGGTGCCGATCAACATCCACAGCGGTTCGGGCAACCCGGACTACGGCCCCTACCCGGTGTCGATGCTGCTCTACATCAATGAGGTGCCGTTCTACACCGAACGCCCGCTGGTGCAGCTGATCCTTTCGGGCGTGTTCGAACGGTTCCCCCGCCTCAAGGTGGTGCTGACCGAGGCCGGGTGTGCCTGGGTGCCGCCGCTGCTCGAACGCCTCGACACGAACATCCGCAGCATCCGTGACACCGGTGCCACCGGCGAGATTCGCTACGGGGCCGACCACATCCTGCCCAAGGACGCCACCGAGTACTTCCACCAGAACGTGTGGATGGGGGTCAGCCAGCCCCGACAGGCCGACGCCGACGCCCGCCACATCATCGGCCTCGACAAGTTCATGTGGGGCAGCGACTACCCCCACGACGAGGGCACCTACCCCTACACCCGGGAGAACCTGCGGGCCCGCTTCAGCGACGCCCCCGAGGCGGAGATGCGCAAGATCCTCGCCGGTAACGCCGCCGAGATGTACGGCTTCGACCTGGACGCCCTCGCCCCGCTGGCGGCGCGCATCGGGCCGACGGTCGAGGAGGTCGCGCGGCCGATCGGCGGGGTGCCCGACAAATCGCTCGAGCGGATCTCCGGTGACATGGATGCGAGCGCAATCAAGTGAGCGACGCCACCGACAACGAGGTCGCAAGGTCCGCCGCCGGGTCGCCGTCCGGCGCTGAGTCCCCGTCCGGCACTGAGTCCCCGTCCGGCGCTGAGTCCCCGTACGGCGCTGAGTCGACGTACGGCACGGTGGCGCCGCAGGCCGAGAGCGGGGGCAACGTCCCGGCGCTCGGCTCGGCCCCCGAAGTGCTGATCGTCGACGATCCGGCGCCACACGTGCGTCGCCTCACCCTCAACCGGCCCGAGAAGCGCAACGCGCTCAGCCACCAGCTGCGCGCCGAGATCATGCATGCCCTGCAACAGGCCGACCAGGACCCCGAGGTGCGGGTGATGATCGTGCGCGGTGCGGGCACCTGCTTCTCCGCCGGCTACGACCTGGGCGGCGGCAACGAGGGCGTCGACATGCCCCACTTCACCGCCGAGGGCGAAGGCCAGTGGCCCCGCCACGTCACCGAAACCTGGATGAGCATCTGGGACCTGGCCAAGCCGGTGATCGCTCAGGTGCACGGCTACTGCCTGGCCGGCGGCAGCGAGCTGGCCACCGGGTGCGACCTGGTCTACGTCGCCCACGACGCCAAGATGGGCTACCCGGCGGTGCGTTTCGGCGTGCCCGACATGCACTTCCACGCCTGGATGCTGGGCATGCGCGCCGCCATGGAGATGATGGTCACGGGCGACTCGATCTCCGGCGACGAGGCGGTGCGCCTCGGCTGGGCCAACCGGGCCTTCGACGAGGCCGACCTGGACGACGAGGTGCTCGCCGTCGCCGGGCGCGTCGCCAACATCCCCACCGACATCGTGTCGCTCAACAAGCGCGCCGTGCACCGGGGCATGGACACGATGGGCATGCGCACCGCCATCCGCCAGGGCACCGAGCTGTGTGCGATGGGCACCAAGGCGGCCACGTTCACCGAGTTCATCGACAAGATGCGCGACGAGGGCCTCACCCAAGCGCTGGCCGAACGGGACGCACCCTTCGGCGACTACCGCACCGGCGGGTGAACGCCGGGGCCGAGTGGCCCGCCCGGCCGCCCGACCCGCCGTCCGTCGCTTCGCCCCCTTCGCCGCCCACCACGACGGGGCCGGTCGCCGGGGTGCTGGCGATCTTCGTCGGCGTGCAGCTGGCCCAGATCCTGGGTGCGCTCGACGGCACGATCGTGGCGACGGCGCTGCCCACCATCTCAAGCGACCTGGGCGGCTTTTCGCGGATCACCTGGGTGATCACGGCTTATGCCCTGGCCACGGCGGCGTCGATGCCGATCTACGGCAAGCTCGGCGACCTGTACGGCCGCAAGCGCATGCTGGTGCAGGCGATCGGGGTGTTTCTGGTCGCCTCGCTGCTGTGCGGGGCGGCCCAGAGCCTCAACCAGTTGCTGCTCGCCCGGTTCGTGCAGGGCCTGGGCGCCGGCGGGTTGGGGACGCTGTCGATGGCCGTGCTCGCCGACGTGATCCCGGCCCGTCAGCTTGGACGGTGGATGGGCTACCAGGGGGTTGCCTTCGCCGTGTCCAGCGTTGCCGGACCGCTGGTTGGCGGCCTGTTCGTCGACCACCTCAGCTGGCGCTGTGCGTTTTTCGTCAACCTGCCGGTCGGGCTGATCTCGGCGGTGATCGTGGCGACCAAGGTGCCGAGCAGCCGGCACCGGGTGGTTCACTCGATCGACTGGGCGGGCTCGCTGCTGCTCGCCGCCGCCCTGAGCGCGCTGATGCTGGTGGCGACGCTCGGCGGAGAGACGTTTGGGTGGACGTCGCCGCAGCTGATCGCGCTTGCGATCGCCGTGCCGGTGCTTGGCTTCGCGTTCGTTCGGCGCCAACTCGTCGCCCCAGAGCCGGTCCTGCCCCTCAGGCTGTTCGGCGACCGGCTGATGCGGGCCAGCATCGGTGTGAACTTTGCCAGCGGCGTGCTGATCTGGGGCGGCATCTTCTTCGTGCCGCTGTTCGTTCAGGAGGTGAACGGTGTCAGCCCCACCGCCGCCGGGTTCACGCTGATGCCGTTGATGTTCGGGGCCGCCGCCGGAACCTTGGTGGCCGGTCGGGCGGTCGAACGGTCGGGCCGGATCCGGTCCTGGCCCATCGGTGGTTCGGTGCTGATGGTGATCGGTATCGCGTTGCTGGCCACGATCGGGCTCGCCACCCCGACGGCGGTAGTCGGGGCGTGGGCGCTCATGCTCGGCCTCGGCATCGGGTTCGTCATGCAGCCGTCGCTGCTGGCGGCACAGAACGCGGCGCCGGTGGGCGACCTGGGTACGGCGACCTCGACGGTGCTGTTGTGCAGGTCGCTCGGCTCGACGATCGGCATTCCGATCTTCGGTGGGATCCTCAATGCAGGCCTGGCTGCCAGGGGCATGGGCGCCGCCGGGTTTGCCCACGCGGTGCCGCTGGTCTTTCTGGCCGGCGTGCCGGTGGCACTCGCCTCGGTCGTGCTGGCCCTGCGCCTGGAGGACCGTCCCCTCCGTACCGAAACGGTGATCGCCGAGCGGGCCGCCCCTCAGGGGTCGTAGGGGGAGATCAGCACCCGACAGGCGCGGTGGAGTTCCTCGGTCACTGTGGCGAAGTCGGTCCGTCCGTTGGCCCACGTGATCAGGGCGGAGTACCAGACATGGCCGAGCACGGCCAGGATGTCGGCGCGGGTGTCGGGGTCGAGGTGGGCCAGGATCGGGTCGCCGACATCGGCGATCGACGAGCGAACCGCCCCGCCGCTGCTGCGCACCCCGGCGTCGGGCGAGGCCATCGCCCGCACCAGCGCCTTGGACAGCTTCGGTTGGCGTTCCATGGTGGCGCACGCCCGATCGAGCACGTCGATCATTTGCTCGGTCGGGGTGTCGCCCCGGGGCGGGCGCTGGGCCACGCGATCGCGTAGGCGTCCGGTCCACTCCGACGTCGCTGCGGCCAGCAGGTGATCCTTGGAGGAGAAGTTGCGGTAAATGGTGGCGAGGGCGACGTTGGCGGTGGCGGCCACATCGCGCATGTGCACGGCGTCGTAGCCGCCCGCGGCACCCAGCTCGAAGGCGGCGTCGATCAGGCGTCGGCGGCGCTCCTGTTGCTCGGGTGTGTACCCCTGCGCATCGTTCGCCTGGCCATCTCCGGCCGGGTGGCCGGGCGGCCCCTTGTGGTCGGAATTGCGACCGTCACCTTCGGAGGCGCCCTCATCGGAGCCACGGGCGTCCCCGTCGGAGCCGGTCGACGAGCCGACAGCGACGTCAGCCACGATTGGCCGATGTGGGAACGTCGCGGAAGGGCACGTGTTTATCCTGGCGTGCCTCGGGCGGCAGGCCTAAGACCCGCTCGCCCATGATGTTGCGCTGGATTTCGTCGCTGCCGCCGGCGATGCGGATCGATGGGGCCGACAGGAAGTACTGCTGCCATTGGCCTCCCTCCGGTGCCGACGCGGCGGCCAGCATCCCCGCGGCACCCTCGATCGCCAACGCCAGGTCGGCGTTGCGCTTGCGGTGCTGGGCGGCCATCAGCTTCAGCGCCGAGGTGCCCGGCCCGGGCGGTTGGCCCTTCGCTGCAGCGGTCCGGGCCTGCATGCCCAGGTAGTTCATGATCTGCGCCCGGGAGTGGGCGGCGGCGAGCCCTTGTCGCACCCGCGGCTCGGCTGTGGCGCCGCTTCGCCGGGCCAGACCGAA
This window of the Candidatus Microthrix subdominans genome carries:
- a CDS encoding META domain-containing protein — encoded protein: MASRPTSQRLLPIRTAARRPLGLALALMLAAGALAACGGSDDDPTPDKAGGAGDLSEALDERTWVLDGAGSTPPIPGGSSVTLAVESGRMSGRAPCNTYNAEFTIDGDRVALGPIATTRMACDPATNEAETAFLTALEQVDSVAVDGDRLTLTNGDDVDLVFDTQDLATALVGTWEIVNLATDDALATPLEGTTPTIEFADDGTLSADAGCNKIGSTWELDGSTLSIGDGQRTLMACEDPEGLMEQEDALGAALNAAARVEISEQLTIFNDKGEILIVADRAAEG
- a CDS encoding cytochrome P450 encodes the protein MTELDAPEIDLLNLDRFADGVPHDWFTWLRANDPVHHHAEPDGPGFWVITKLEDVITCSRDFATFSSAAALGGVVGLPEPGPDEEDHSEVTGSLLLYMDPPGHTRYRRLVNRGFTPRMIAKMEGHIRDLTAENLDETLPRGEVDFVVDVAAELPLKVIAELIGVPREDRHKIFDWSNRLVAGGDDEEYKVSEDRLAEAQVEMFLYAQKLAEAHRTNPGDDIIDALLNAEIDGESLSETDFNMFFVLLSVAGNETTRNAISHGLNAFLQNPDQWALLVSDPDRYIAGAVEEILRWATPVMYFRRNATADFELRGKTIKAGDKISLWYVSANRDEEVFDDPFRFDITRDPNPHVAFGGGGPHFCLGAQLAKMEIRVLFEELVRRAPRIEALGPPDPLRSNWIGGIKHLPVHFVDPT
- a CDS encoding amidohydrolase — protein: MTLTEPVPTETADREASAAAPYTIISADCHAGGSHQAYREYLDPEFVPDFDAWRGEYKNPYKDLGDKRKLRNWDNEMRNSQQEADGIAAEVVFPNTVPPFFPSFVLFAKPPTDEEYRHRHAGVTAHNRWLVDWCNEYPERRAGVGQIFLNDVDDAIADVRWIKENGLRGGILLPNIAPDVKWVKPLYDRCYDPLWQVLQDLEVPINIHSGSGNPDYGPYPVSMLLYINEVPFYTERPLVQLILSGVFERFPRLKVVLTEAGCAWVPPLLERLDTNIRSIRDTGATGEIRYGADHILPKDATEYFHQNVWMGVSQPRQADADARHIIGLDKFMWGSDYPHDEGTYPYTRENLRARFSDAPEAEMRKILAGNAAEMYGFDLDALAPLAARIGPTVEEVARPIGGVPDKSLERISGDMDASAIK
- a CDS encoding enoyl-CoA hydratase/isomerase family protein gives rise to the protein MAPQAESGGNVPALGSAPEVLIVDDPAPHVRRLTLNRPEKRNALSHQLRAEIMHALQQADQDPEVRVMIVRGAGTCFSAGYDLGGGNEGVDMPHFTAEGEGQWPRHVTETWMSIWDLAKPVIAQVHGYCLAGGSELATGCDLVYVAHDAKMGYPAVRFGVPDMHFHAWMLGMRAAMEMMVTGDSISGDEAVRLGWANRAFDEADLDDEVLAVAGRVANIPTDIVSLNKRAVHRGMDTMGMRTAIRQGTELCAMGTKAATFTEFIDKMRDEGLTQALAERDAPFGDYRTGG
- a CDS encoding MFS transporter, with amino-acid sequence MNAGAEWPARPPDPPSVASPPSPPTTTGPVAGVLAIFVGVQLAQILGALDGTIVATALPTISSDLGGFSRITWVITAYALATAASMPIYGKLGDLYGRKRMLVQAIGVFLVASLLCGAAQSLNQLLLARFVQGLGAGGLGTLSMAVLADVIPARQLGRWMGYQGVAFAVSSVAGPLVGGLFVDHLSWRCAFFVNLPVGLISAVIVATKVPSSRHRVVHSIDWAGSLLLAAALSALMLVATLGGETFGWTSPQLIALAIAVPVLGFAFVRRQLVAPEPVLPLRLFGDRLMRASIGVNFASGVLIWGGIFFVPLFVQEVNGVSPTAAGFTLMPLMFGAAAGTLVAGRAVERSGRIRSWPIGGSVLMVIGIALLATIGLATPTAVVGAWALMLGLGIGFVMQPSLLAAQNAAPVGDLGTATSTVLLCRSLGSTIGIPIFGGILNAGLAARGMGAAGFAHAVPLVFLAGVPVALASVVLALRLEDRPLRTETVIAERAAPQGS
- a CDS encoding TetR family transcriptional regulator; this translates as MADVAVGSSTGSDGDARGSDEGASEGDGRNSDHKGPPGHPAGDGQANDAQGYTPEQQERRRRLIDAAFELGAAGGYDAVHMRDVAATANVALATIYRNFSSKDHLLAAATSEWTGRLRDRVAQRPPRGDTPTEQMIDVLDRACATMERQPKLSKALVRAMASPDAGVRSSGGAVRSSIADVGDPILAHLDPDTRADILAVLGHVWYSALITWANGRTDFATVTEELHRACRVLISPYDP